A region of Corynebacterium glucuronolyticum DSM 44120 DNA encodes the following proteins:
- a CDS encoding oxidoreductase — MFGFLSKGKKKATDKRVKRAPGSTIREPDLVALERWAAPRGYVEGFIEPETFVNEMSIVLVDEGGDHIRRKIGGPKGIDVVAKRLGIDIYDVEEAGYPQRMRDRIEKDRLIRKRLEYRERKAKLQQDSPDGE, encoded by the coding sequence GTGTTTGGCTTTCTTTCAAAGGGTAAGAAAAAGGCTACGGATAAGCGCGTGAAACGGGCTCCCGGTAGCACAATTCGTGAGCCTGATCTAGTCGCTCTCGAGCGTTGGGCAGCACCGAGGGGGTATGTAGAGGGGTTCATCGAACCCGAGACGTTCGTTAACGAGATGTCTATTGTGCTTGTCGACGAAGGGGGAGACCATATTCGGAGAAAGATCGGTGGGCCCAAGGGGATCGATGTGGTTGCGAAAAGGCTGGGGATCGACATTTACGATGTGGAGGAGGCAGGTTATCCGCAGCGGATGCGGGATCGAATTGAAAAGGATCGTCTCATCCGTAAACGTCTGGAGTACCGCGAACGGAAGGCGAAGCTCCAACAAGATTCGCCCGACGGGGAATAA
- the asnB gene encoding asparagine synthase (glutamine-hydrolyzing), translated as MCGLLGLLVPSGNSSELVPAVERALPCMYHRGPDAVGTWNDDHVVFGFNRLSIIDLAHSHQPLQWGPEDNPTRYTMTFNGEIYNYIELREELSALGYTFNTEGDGEPIVVGYHHWGEDVVTHLRGMFAIVIWDSEKRTVFAARDQFGIKPLYIAQTEVGTVFSSEKKSILEMAPELGLDLSLDRRALEHYVDLQYVPEPESLHANIRRVESGCSVTLSVTDSAINQQRHFEPKFNVTPVPAGEEQKLFDSIAKALEDSVEKHMRADVTVGSFLSGGIDSTAIAALAKRHNPNLLTFTTGFEREGYSEVDVAAESAEAIGVEHIVKIVSPEEYAEAFPRIIWYLDDPVADPSLVPLYFVAAEARKHVKVVLSGEGSDELFGGYTIYKEPLSLKPFEYVPGPLLKGLRAVGKALPDGVRGKSLLLRGTQPMETRYYGNARSFNFEQIKRVMPWAKPEWDHREVTAPIYAKSRDMDPVARMQHLDLFTWLRGDILVKADKITMANSLELRVPFLDREVFRVAEHIPHTLKVSHGTTKYALRQALKQIVPAHVLNRKKLGFPVPMKYWLAGDELYGWAKEQITASQTDHLFDKSAVLAMLEEHRRGEAEHSRRLWTIISFMIWHGIFVEKRIDPGVERREYPVEL; from the coding sequence ATGTGTGGACTTTTGGGTTTACTTGTCCCGTCTGGGAACTCAAGCGAGTTAGTGCCGGCGGTAGAGCGGGCGCTTCCCTGCATGTATCACCGTGGGCCCGACGCAGTCGGAACCTGGAACGACGACCACGTGGTATTCGGATTCAACCGGCTCTCCATCATCGATCTCGCACACTCGCACCAGCCGCTGCAGTGGGGCCCAGAAGATAACCCGACGCGGTACACAATGACCTTCAACGGCGAGATCTACAACTACATCGAGTTGCGGGAAGAGCTCTCTGCTTTGGGTTATACCTTTAATACTGAAGGTGACGGAGAACCGATTGTCGTCGGCTACCACCACTGGGGTGAAGATGTTGTCACTCATCTGCGTGGCATGTTCGCCATCGTCATCTGGGATTCGGAAAAGCGGACCGTGTTCGCTGCCCGCGACCAGTTTGGCATCAAGCCGCTGTACATCGCACAGACTGAAGTCGGCACTGTCTTTTCATCTGAGAAGAAATCCATCCTCGAGATGGCTCCGGAGCTGGGACTCGATCTTTCCCTCGATCGGCGAGCCCTGGAACACTACGTTGACCTCCAGTACGTGCCGGAGCCCGAAAGCCTCCATGCCAATATCCGTCGCGTGGAGTCGGGTTGTTCCGTCACCTTGTCGGTTACTGATTCCGCTATCAACCAACAGCGCCACTTCGAGCCGAAGTTCAACGTCACTCCTGTGCCTGCCGGTGAAGAGCAGAAACTTTTTGATTCGATCGCGAAGGCGCTGGAAGACAGTGTCGAGAAGCACATGCGCGCTGACGTTACTGTCGGGTCTTTCCTCTCCGGTGGCATCGACTCCACCGCGATCGCTGCTCTTGCAAAGCGCCACAACCCGAACCTGCTCACCTTTACCACCGGGTTCGAACGGGAAGGCTATTCAGAAGTTGATGTTGCTGCGGAATCTGCCGAAGCGATTGGCGTTGAGCATATCGTCAAGATTGTTTCGCCGGAAGAGTACGCAGAGGCCTTCCCGCGCATCATCTGGTACCTCGATGACCCTGTCGCCGACCCCTCGCTCGTGCCGCTGTATTTTGTTGCAGCCGAGGCTCGCAAGCACGTTAAAGTGGTCCTGTCAGGCGAAGGCTCGGACGAGTTGTTCGGTGGCTACACCATCTACAAGGAGCCCCTTTCTCTCAAGCCATTCGAGTACGTCCCGGGTCCTCTCCTTAAGGGTCTGCGCGCAGTGGGTAAAGCGTTGCCGGATGGAGTCCGTGGCAAGTCACTCCTTCTCCGTGGCACCCAGCCGATGGAGACGCGCTACTACGGCAACGCGCGCTCCTTTAACTTCGAACAGATCAAGCGCGTCATGCCCTGGGCGAAGCCGGAGTGGGATCACCGCGAGGTGACCGCGCCGATTTACGCCAAGTCCCGTGACATGGATCCGGTAGCCCGGATGCAGCACCTTGATTTGTTCACGTGGCTGCGGGGCGACATCCTTGTTAAGGCCGACAAGATCACGATGGCCAATTCGCTGGAGTTGCGTGTCCCGTTCCTTGACCGGGAGGTGTTCCGCGTTGCCGAGCACATTCCGCACACGCTGAAGGTCTCGCACGGAACGACGAAGTATGCGTTGCGCCAGGCACTCAAACAGATCGTTCCTGCGCACGTTCTCAACAGGAAGAAGCTGGGTTTCCCGGTACCGATGAAGTACTGGCTGGCAGGCGACGAGCTGTACGGGTGGGCAAAGGAACAGATCACGGCATCGCAAACCGATCATCTCTTTGATAAGTCTGCGGTTCTTGCCATGTTGGAGGAGCACCGGCGTGGCGAGGCCGAACACTCCCGCCGTCTCTGGACGATCATTTCATTCATGATCTGGCACGGAATTTTCGTCGAAAAGCGAATCGACCCAGGTGTAGAGCGCCGCGAGTACCCCGTAGAACTCTAA
- the erpA gene encoding iron-sulfur cluster insertion protein ErpA, producing MTAPSTTGVTLTDAAAAKAKALIDQEGRDDLRLRIAVQPGGCSGLRYQLFFDDRELDGDTVDEFGGVKLAVDRMSAPYLAGSTIDYADTIEAQGFTIDNPNATSTCACGDSFH from the coding sequence ATGACTGCACCGTCTACCACGGGGGTTACCCTCACCGACGCTGCCGCTGCTAAGGCAAAAGCACTCATCGACCAGGAAGGTCGTGACGATCTCCGCCTCCGCATCGCAGTTCAGCCCGGTGGCTGCTCGGGTCTTCGCTACCAGCTGTTCTTCGACGACCGCGAGCTCGATGGTGATACTGTCGACGAGTTCGGCGGTGTGAAGCTTGCTGTTGATCGTATGAGCGCCCCGTACCTTGCCGGTTCCACTATCGATTACGCCGATACGATTGAGGCGCAGGGGTTCACCATCGATAACCCAAACGCAACCTCGACGTGTGCATGTGGTGACTCCTTCCACTAA
- a CDS encoding AbrB family transcriptional regulator produces the protein MATTLWHVRWLVVAPLSVLLGYVLSRASVPAAWIIGPLVVSAACALLTKKELPLNRYLFRFSRGTIGILAALPLVTVGWREFVTYLLPGLFTATFTILLAIIGGTIMGKTHKQIGLESGIMSMLAGGASVMPIIAKEVGADYRYVALNQYLRLLTVSVSLPLVAGWLMTTESAPAGHPAPPEPAGWVGLAIIIAVAMGAESVARFLHIPSPSIIGPILVMIIVASAIPDSVSLYPPEVMRIIAFLVVGWMCGGSLSLTSLKTFSALLPITLTFVGVLIGACALIAWPLTEWLDITYFEAYLATTPGALDTVLALTSESGSGAVVVTMQVIRLLCIVVFAGYLPQFLRLYRRFVR, from the coding sequence ATGGCAACTACACTCTGGCACGTGCGATGGTTAGTGGTTGCACCGCTTTCGGTGCTCTTGGGGTACGTGTTGAGCCGCGCATCGGTGCCGGCAGCGTGGATCATTGGACCGCTGGTAGTGTCAGCGGCCTGCGCTTTGCTGACTAAAAAGGAGCTTCCCCTTAACCGCTATCTGTTTCGGTTTTCCCGCGGCACGATCGGAATCCTCGCTGCTCTTCCCCTCGTCACCGTCGGCTGGCGGGAGTTCGTGACGTACCTGCTGCCAGGGCTATTTACCGCTACCTTTACCATCCTGTTGGCTATTATTGGCGGAACCATCATGGGAAAAACGCACAAGCAAATCGGGCTTGAATCCGGCATTATGTCGATGCTCGCAGGGGGTGCATCCGTCATGCCCATCATCGCCAAAGAAGTAGGAGCTGACTACCGCTACGTCGCGCTCAACCAGTACCTCCGCTTGCTTACCGTGTCTGTCTCTTTGCCGCTCGTGGCGGGCTGGCTCATGACAACGGAGAGCGCCCCCGCTGGACACCCTGCTCCACCCGAGCCCGCAGGTTGGGTCGGCCTCGCGATCATTATTGCCGTGGCGATGGGTGCGGAGTCCGTTGCTCGTTTCCTCCATATCCCTTCCCCCTCGATCATTGGGCCGATCCTCGTGATGATCATCGTCGCGTCTGCGATCCCGGATTCGGTCTCCTTGTATCCACCAGAAGTGATGCGGATCATCGCTTTCCTCGTCGTCGGATGGATGTGCGGAGGCAGCCTCTCCCTCACCTCCCTGAAGACGTTCTCTGCTCTCCTCCCGATTACGCTCACATTCGTCGGTGTCCTCATTGGTGCATGTGCTCTCATCGCGTGGCCCCTCACGGAATGGCTAGACATCACGTACTTTGAAGCCTATCTCGCAACCACCCCGGGGGCTCTAGACACGGTTCTGGCGCTTACATCAGAGAGCGGATCCGGTGCGGTCGTCGTCACTATGCAGGTGATTCGGCTGCTCTGCATTGTGGTTTTTGCCGGCTACCTGCCCCAATTTCTCCGTCTCTACCGGCGTTTTGTGCGATAA
- a CDS encoding adenosylcobinamide-GDP ribazoletransferase — protein sequence MSGKAGPGDNPARSGHVSVVWEAISTALSWMTVFPFAGARTFDRTTGARAMAALPVAGIVIGVCSAVLFFALRHSPLLAAALALAVAELCTRFMHADALADVADALGSYAQPDKAREILHDSRSGAFAIGALAMVYIVQFAAFASVPSPWFVFFSLWAGRIAGQVPATGGFAPFSESGFGGLIIGTVHWWWIAVWWAILSGFSLAVAGPWIALASAIALALSYWFSTHMSRRFDGLNGDCVGSCVLLGTTATAALAAIFSSL from the coding sequence GTGAGTGGCAAAGCAGGTCCCGGCGATAACCCCGCGCGTTCAGGTCACGTGTCTGTTGTGTGGGAGGCTATCTCTACGGCACTCAGCTGGATGACGGTCTTCCCCTTCGCTGGGGCGCGGACCTTCGATCGCACGACGGGTGCGCGCGCCATGGCGGCGCTCCCCGTCGCCGGAATCGTTATCGGCGTATGCAGCGCTGTCCTCTTTTTTGCGCTGCGTCACTCACCACTTCTTGCCGCGGCACTTGCGCTTGCCGTTGCTGAGCTCTGCACTCGCTTCATGCATGCCGACGCGCTTGCCGATGTTGCCGACGCACTGGGCTCCTACGCCCAGCCGGACAAGGCTCGCGAGATCCTTCACGATTCGCGTTCTGGTGCCTTCGCCATCGGAGCGCTTGCCATGGTGTACATCGTGCAATTCGCCGCCTTCGCATCCGTGCCGTCGCCGTGGTTCGTCTTCTTCTCGTTATGGGCCGGTCGCATCGCAGGCCAGGTTCCAGCGACCGGTGGCTTTGCACCGTTTTCAGAATCCGGATTCGGTGGCCTCATCATCGGCACAGTCCACTGGTGGTGGATCGCCGTATGGTGGGCGATTCTCAGTGGCTTTTCGCTCGCCGTTGCGGGTCCATGGATTGCTCTGGCATCCGCCATTGCGCTCGCTTTAAGCTACTGGTTCAGTACGCACATGTCCCGGCGTTTCGACGGTCTCAACGGCGACTGCGTGGGCTCCTGTGTTCTCCTTGGCACCACGGCTACTGCCGCCCTCGCTGCTATTTTCAGCTCTCTGTAA
- a CDS encoding branched-chain amino acid aminotransferase — protein sequence MASLSFTIHQNPHPATDEEIAKVLEKPGFGNFFTDHMVTIDWSEDKGWHDAQVRPYEPISLEPACTVFHYGQAIFEGLKAYRHADGHVYTFRPEQNARRFQRSAQRLAMPELPEDVFIESLRQIVEIDKRWVPAAGGEESLYLRPFMISTQNSLGVHPANAYRYVLIASPAGAYFSGGVKPVSVWLCEDYVRAAPGGTGAAKFAGNYAGSLLAQSQAEEKGCDQVVWLDATERTYIEEMGGMNLMFVYSDGDKTSVVTPALSGSLLPGVTRDSLLQVARDLGYDTDERRISKDDWENDVKSGAMVESFACGTAAVITPVGEVKSAHGSFTVNNGEAGKVTMQLREHLTGIQHGDIDDTHGWMDQLA from the coding sequence ATGGCTTCACTTTCCTTTACAATTCACCAGAACCCTCATCCGGCAACCGACGAAGAGATCGCTAAGGTCTTGGAAAAGCCCGGATTTGGTAACTTCTTCACCGATCATATGGTCACCATCGACTGGTCGGAAGACAAAGGTTGGCACGATGCTCAGGTCCGCCCGTACGAGCCGATTTCCCTCGAGCCTGCCTGCACCGTTTTCCACTACGGGCAGGCGATCTTTGAGGGCCTCAAGGCCTACCGTCACGCTGACGGCCACGTCTACACCTTCCGTCCTGAGCAGAACGCACGCAGGTTCCAGCGATCCGCACAGCGTTTGGCCATGCCGGAGCTGCCGGAGGACGTATTCATCGAGTCCCTGCGCCAAATCGTCGAAATCGACAAGCGCTGGGTACCCGCCGCAGGTGGCGAAGAATCCCTCTACCTGCGCCCCTTCATGATCTCCACGCAAAACTCCCTCGGCGTCCACCCGGCCAACGCATACCGCTATGTGCTCATCGCCTCACCCGCTGGCGCCTACTTCTCCGGTGGCGTTAAGCCTGTCTCCGTGTGGCTCTGCGAGGACTACGTCCGCGCCGCCCCCGGCGGGACTGGAGCCGCCAAGTTTGCTGGCAACTACGCAGGCTCCCTGCTCGCACAATCGCAGGCAGAAGAGAAGGGCTGCGATCAGGTTGTGTGGTTGGATGCGACCGAACGTACATACATCGAAGAAATGGGCGGCATGAACCTCATGTTCGTGTACTCCGATGGCGACAAGACCTCCGTTGTCACCCCCGCTCTTTCCGGTTCGCTGCTGCCCGGCGTGACACGCGACTCGCTGTTGCAGGTCGCCCGCGACCTTGGCTACGACACCGATGAGCGACGGATCTCCAAAGACGATTGGGAAAACGACGTGAAGTCCGGTGCCATGGTGGAGTCCTTCGCCTGCGGCACGGCTGCTGTCATCACGCCCGTCGGCGAGGTCAAGAGCGCCCACGGCTCCTTTACCGTCAACAACGGAGAGGCAGGCAAGGTCACGATGCAGCTTCGCGAGCACCTGACCGGAATCCAGCATGGCGATATTGACGATACCCACGGATGGATGGATCAGCTCGCCTAG
- a CDS encoding bifunctional adenosylcobinamide kinase/adenosylcobinamide-phosphate guanylyltransferase, translated as MITLVLGGARSGKSVFAERLAAQRASRPDTVTYVATARPLISPDPDFDERIRAHRARRPSPWHTEDEEDLVPYLAHPSGLSLVDDLGTWLTHRFDVTSWDEPPQQAIDELIAALTALPSTSDIILVSPEVGLSVVPEHRSARLFRDTCGLMNSRVAECAHEVFFIAAGLPLKLKPATPLT; from the coding sequence ATGATCACGCTGGTGCTTGGTGGGGCGCGTTCGGGAAAGTCCGTCTTCGCTGAACGGCTTGCCGCGCAGCGCGCTTCGCGCCCTGACACGGTGACATACGTGGCCACAGCGCGCCCGCTCATCTCGCCGGACCCCGATTTTGACGAGCGAATCCGTGCGCATCGCGCCCGCCGCCCGAGCCCGTGGCACACGGAGGACGAGGAGGATCTCGTCCCCTATCTTGCGCACCCCTCCGGGCTGTCGCTTGTCGACGATCTGGGGACCTGGCTTACTCACCGCTTTGACGTCACCTCGTGGGACGAGCCTCCGCAGCAGGCGATCGATGAACTTATTGCTGCGCTGACGGCTCTGCCCTCCACTTCGGATATCATTCTCGTTTCCCCAGAGGTGGGGCTGTCGGTTGTGCCGGAGCATCGCTCAGCACGATTGTTCCGCGATACCTGCGGGCTGATGAATTCCCGGGTAGCAGAGTGCGCGCACGAGGTTTTCTTCATTGCTGCCGGTCTGCCGCTCAAACTCAAACCGGCCACCCCACTGACTTAG
- a CDS encoding leucyl aminopeptidase, producing the protein MAKVTFPQGHIVSVAAGKKIPKDVEVVVTGLFADDATKTKKRDEITSALVAVGHAGKWGRTRTVATKEHLVVGVGLGKRAEFTQDKLRQAAAIGAKHLGDATRAATTLATIPVEASAEVSNAAAVAEGFILGSYSFDGLKTAPDTHTDCEVTIVGGTKKDIAAASVRARAVVLTRDLVNTPSSHLYPETYAARVKKLAKNLSVEILEPEELEKRGFGGILAVGGGSSRSPRMVSVSYKAGKGLPSIGLIGKGITFDTGGISIKPSAGMDDMISDMGGSAAVFATVLAAAELELTINVTAYLPLAENMPGGAAYRPGDVITHFGGLTSEIRNTDAEGRLVLADGLAYASTKGHDYLIDVATLTGAQIVALGNRTAGVMGTEDFRDLIAETGRAVGEDAWAMPITEEVRSTMDSDVADVRNMGERPGGMLSAAAYLEHFVPKDTPWAHIDIAGPSYNTGASWGYTPKRGTGVPVRTLVATLERLAKNKK; encoded by the coding sequence ATGGCTAAGGTCACTTTCCCGCAGGGGCACATTGTTTCCGTCGCGGCAGGAAAGAAGATTCCAAAAGATGTTGAAGTAGTTGTCACCGGCTTATTTGCAGATGACGCAACAAAGACCAAGAAGAGGGACGAAATCACCTCCGCTCTCGTTGCAGTTGGACACGCTGGGAAATGGGGCCGTACCCGCACAGTCGCCACCAAGGAACACCTTGTTGTGGGGGTGGGGCTAGGCAAGCGCGCCGAGTTCACCCAGGACAAACTTCGTCAGGCCGCTGCCATCGGCGCTAAGCACCTAGGAGATGCAACCCGCGCCGCTACCACACTTGCCACTATCCCTGTCGAAGCCTCCGCCGAGGTTTCCAACGCGGCCGCCGTCGCCGAGGGATTCATCCTCGGTTCTTACTCGTTCGACGGGCTAAAGACTGCTCCGGATACGCACACCGACTGTGAAGTCACCATCGTCGGTGGCACCAAGAAGGACATAGCTGCAGCCTCCGTCCGCGCACGCGCCGTCGTACTCACCCGCGACCTGGTGAACACCCCCTCCTCACACCTTTACCCGGAAACCTACGCGGCCAGGGTAAAGAAGCTGGCTAAAAACCTCAGTGTTGAGATCCTCGAACCGGAAGAACTGGAAAAGCGAGGGTTTGGCGGAATCCTCGCCGTCGGCGGTGGCTCCTCACGCTCGCCCCGCATGGTGTCCGTTTCCTATAAGGCAGGAAAAGGTCTCCCGAGCATCGGTCTCATAGGCAAAGGCATCACATTCGACACCGGCGGTATCTCCATCAAGCCGTCGGCGGGAATGGATGACATGATTTCCGACATGGGTGGGTCAGCAGCCGTATTCGCCACGGTTCTCGCGGCAGCAGAGCTGGAGCTCACCATCAACGTCACTGCATACCTCCCCCTGGCAGAAAACATGCCTGGTGGCGCAGCCTACCGCCCCGGCGATGTCATCACCCACTTTGGTGGACTCACCAGCGAGATCCGCAACACCGACGCAGAGGGGCGCCTGGTGCTTGCCGACGGCCTCGCCTACGCCTCCACTAAAGGTCACGATTACCTCATCGACGTTGCTACACTCACCGGCGCGCAGATCGTCGCACTCGGCAACCGCACAGCGGGTGTCATGGGGACGGAGGACTTCCGCGACCTCATTGCAGAAACCGGGCGCGCTGTTGGTGAGGATGCCTGGGCGATGCCGATTACGGAGGAAGTCCGGTCAACGATGGACTCGGATGTCGCCGATGTGCGCAACATGGGTGAACGACCGGGTGGCATGCTCTCAGCGGCCGCCTACCTCGAGCACTTTGTGCCGAAGGACACTCCGTGGGCGCACATTGACATCGCTGGCCCGTCCTACAACACAGGGGCCTCCTGGGGCTACACCCCAAAGCGTGGCACAGGCGTCCCCGTCCGCACGCTTGTAGCGACGCTGGAAAGGCTAGCAAAGAATAAGAAGTAA
- a CDS encoding DUF3043 domain-containing protein, with protein sequence MSSSKYLNLLRNKKTNTEAQTDLPADADKQKDSAPSDTPAKPKKKGKQAPNPKAFTPKKGHATPKRKDVERERGINTGPVDAPASYSEMRRRRKEMKASMTKEEYKAYKQKERDQRNARNKEIQDKMDAGEEQYLLERDRGPERRFLRDWVDSRHMLSSWLMPVMLVLLVFMFIGLRQPMISNTASIVGMIIMLIFLIEGIYQGRKATRAVREHFPNSTLKGWTLGFYAWTRASQPRRLRTPKPQVEAGTNID encoded by the coding sequence GTGAGTTCATCGAAGTACCTAAACCTCCTCCGGAACAAGAAGACCAACACGGAGGCTCAGACCGATCTGCCCGCCGACGCGGATAAGCAGAAAGATTCTGCCCCCTCGGATACACCCGCCAAGCCGAAGAAGAAGGGGAAACAGGCCCCGAACCCCAAGGCTTTCACCCCGAAGAAGGGGCACGCAACGCCGAAGCGCAAGGACGTTGAGCGTGAGCGTGGCATCAATACCGGCCCCGTGGACGCGCCTGCCTCCTACTCCGAAATGCGACGCCGCCGTAAGGAAATGAAGGCCTCCATGACTAAGGAGGAGTACAAGGCGTACAAGCAGAAGGAGCGCGATCAGCGCAACGCTCGCAACAAGGAAATCCAGGACAAGATGGATGCCGGCGAGGAACAGTATCTGCTCGAGCGCGACCGCGGCCCCGAGCGTCGTTTCCTGCGCGATTGGGTTGATTCCCGGCATATGCTGAGCTCTTGGCTCATGCCTGTGATGCTCGTTCTCCTGGTATTCATGTTTATCGGCCTGCGCCAGCCGATGATCTCCAACACCGCATCGATCGTTGGCATGATCATCATGCTGATCTTCCTCATCGAGGGCATCTACCAGGGGCGCAAGGCCACCCGCGCGGTGCGGGAGCACTTCCCCAACTCCACGCTGAAGGGCTGGACGCTGGGGTTCTACGCCTGGACTCGCGCCTCGCAGCCTCGCCGCCTACGCACCCCGAAGCCGCAGGTTGAGGCCGGGACCAACATCGACTAA
- the cobT gene encoding nicotinate-nucleotide--dimethylbenzimidazole phosphoribosyltransferase produces MESTDFFSHVPDLSAAARAKAWKVQSQLTKPPGSLGRLEEIGAWMASVQDAVPPRAIKKPRVVVFAGDHGIAARGVSNFDPIVSIQTFDNIAEGGAGVCALAATHGVEIRLVDISLDRESTDPHHVRRSSGAIDVEDAMSEDELAAALNAGIDIANEEIDGGADILIPGDLGIGNTTIAAALIGAYTRTEPVKVTGRGSGIDDATWKPKVAAVRDAMFRARPFGRDPFKVLVAIGSPDIAAMAAFMAQAASRRIPVILDGAIVTAAGLWANRLAPGASSFWIAGHRSPEPAHGYALRELELTPILDLGMRLGEGSGAVEALPHIRAAVNIFHHMATFADAGVNTAFHS; encoded by the coding sequence ATGGAATCAACGGATTTCTTTTCTCACGTGCCTGATCTGTCCGCCGCTGCCCGCGCGAAGGCGTGGAAAGTACAGAGCCAGCTGACCAAACCACCGGGCTCGCTCGGCCGCCTGGAAGAGATCGGTGCCTGGATGGCCTCAGTACAGGACGCGGTTCCTCCCCGCGCCATTAAGAAGCCCCGCGTCGTGGTGTTTGCTGGTGATCATGGCATTGCCGCTCGCGGTGTGAGCAATTTTGACCCGATCGTGTCGATCCAGACATTCGACAATATCGCGGAGGGCGGTGCCGGCGTGTGCGCGCTGGCTGCAACACACGGGGTGGAAATCCGCCTGGTCGATATCTCCCTCGACCGGGAATCCACGGACCCGCACCACGTACGCCGGTCCAGCGGGGCGATCGACGTGGAGGATGCGATGAGCGAGGACGAACTCGCCGCAGCGTTGAACGCCGGAATAGACATCGCCAACGAGGAAATAGACGGGGGCGCCGACATCCTCATCCCCGGCGACCTCGGCATCGGCAACACGACCATCGCCGCCGCCCTCATCGGCGCGTACACACGAACCGAGCCGGTAAAGGTCACCGGGCGCGGCTCAGGAATTGACGACGCGACCTGGAAGCCCAAGGTCGCCGCCGTCCGCGATGCCATGTTCCGCGCCCGCCCCTTCGGGCGTGATCCGTTTAAGGTGCTGGTGGCCATCGGCTCCCCTGACATCGCTGCTATGGCAGCCTTTATGGCCCAGGCTGCTTCTCGACGCATTCCTGTCATCCTCGACGGTGCAATCGTTACGGCCGCTGGCCTGTGGGCAAACCGCCTGGCTCCCGGCGCGTCATCGTTCTGGATTGCCGGCCACCGCTCTCCCGAACCCGCCCACGGCTACGCACTGCGAGAGCTCGAACTCACGCCCATCCTCGATCTGGGGATGCGCCTGGGCGAGGGTTCCGGTGCAGTGGAGGCACTCCCCCATATTCGCGCCGCAGTCAACATTTTCCACCACATGGCAACGTTCGCCGACGCTGGTGTGAACACGGCCTTCCACAGCTAG